Proteins encoded together in one Vigna angularis cultivar LongXiaoDou No.4 chromosome 5, ASM1680809v1, whole genome shotgun sequence window:
- the LOC108326665 gene encoding putative disease resistance RPP13-like protein 1: MASEMVIGVLVSTFVQRTIDTLAARLVHIFRQRKHKKQLNNLKMKLLAIDVVALDAEQKQFKDPRVRDWLLRAKDAVFDAEDLLDEIDYELSKSQAEAESQSATNKVWNSLNSSFVSFFEIEIESKMEQVIEDLEDLANESYILGLEKSAGVGVGSRSGSKLTYTSLPNESVIYGRDDDKESIFNWLTSELTSDTDINLSILSIVGMGGLGKTSLAQHVFNDPRIEGKFHIKAWVSVPQEFDVLNVSKAILEGVSTSPVDSTNLEGVHKKLKEKLTGKKFLLVLDDNWNENKSKWEQVQKALEFGAPGSRLLVTTRSEKVVVTMRSEKHLLQVLRKDYCWDLFAKHAFNSQLDPDFVEIGKKIVEKCNGLPLALKTMGSLLYNKASLGEWESIMKSEMWDFSENESDILPALKLSYLHLPSHLKKCFASCALFPKGCVFDKQCIIQLWMAENFLESPTTKSPKEVGEQYFNDLLSWSFFQQSNKEEENAFIMHDLFIDLAKYLCQDICIRLGVDEPQGIHKRTRHFSFATDLIRIFDGFGNLIDYRKLHTFVQKRWRRYPPPRSFWRCNTSIDDLFSKFKYIRVLSLKDLMFTEVPKSIGNLKHLRSLDLSNTAIEELPDSIGLLYKLQTLKLNRCERLKELPSCFLQLDKLCFLELLNTEVKNVHILGELKNLQVLMNSFCVDIHKELSIQQLGQINLHGSLSISGLQNIEDPSHASEAYLKNKPHLVELEFNWNWSFSSSVDSSDSSSDDSTKDKDVIENLQPSKHLKKLSISSYMGKQFPNWLFDNSLPNLVSLVLKDCEYCERLPPLGLLPSLKDLRIEKLHGIVSIDADFYGNNSSSFKSLEKLYFFDMKEWEKWECKVVTGAFPRLQKLCIKGCPKLQGQLPELLVRLEKLIIRDCEKLEAVAPRALDIKLKESAKVLFDWATVKSLELTGYIMEASFLDMVQKNIPDNSIQRLEIYGSSFSPPPNIGLWTFPLHFFPTLKTLVLWRLNSLQMISQNHALECLDISRCPKIESLPENRDMLKSLYIEDCPILKPFNKGGLASNLEEMTLRKCSRLVGSLKGAFGDNPSLKTLHIDYLDAECFPDEGLLPLSLTKLVIRNFPNLQKLDYRVLNQLSSLKSLTLWNCPKLQPLPEEGLPISISDHSKVLCSLSEARIMEMFPR; encoded by the coding sequence ATGGCATCAGAAATGGTTATCGGTGTTCTTGTTTCTACTTTCGTTCAGAGAACTATCGACACTTTGGCTGCCCGTCTTGTCCACATATTTCGtcaaagaaaacacaagaagCAACTCAACAACTTGAAGATGAAGCTCCTTGCCATTGATGTTGTGGCTCTTGATGCAGAACAAAAGCAGTTCAAAGATCCACGCGTCAGAGACTGGCTTCTCAGAGCCAAAGATGCTGTGTTTGATGCAGAGGATCTCTTGGATGAGATAGATTATGAACTCTCCAAAAGCCAGGCGGAAGCTGAGTCTCAGAGTGCTACTAACAAGGTGTGGAATTCCCTGAATTCTTCTTTTGTCAGTTTCTTTGAAATAGAAATTGAATCCAAGATGGAACAAGTCATTGAGGACCTAGAAGATCTTGCAAACGAAAGCTATATTCTAGGTTTGGAAAAGAGTGCTGGTGTTGGGGTTGGATCAAGATCGGGTAGTAAATTAACATATACATCTTTGCCAAATGAAAGTGTTATCTATGGCAGAGATGATGACAAAGAATCTATCTTTAACTGGCTCACTTCTGAACTTACATCCGACACTGACATCAACCTATCTATACTTTCTATTGTGGGTATGGGTGGATTGGGTAAAACCTCACTTGCCCAACATGTATTCAATGACCCAAGGATTGAAGGTAAATTTCATATCAAAGCTTGGGTAAGTGTCCCACAAGAATTTGATGTTCTCAATGTATCAAAAGCAATTCTTGAGGGTGTTTCAACATCACCTGTTGATAGTACAAATCTTGAGGGAGTTcacaaaaaattgaaagaaaaattgacggggaagaaatttcttcttgttttggatGACAATTGGAACGAAAACAAATCCAAATGGGAACAAGTGCAGAAAGCTCTTGAGTTTGGGGCCCCAGGAAGTAGGCTTCTTGTCACTACACGAAGTGAGAAGGTTGTTGTTACCATGCGATCAGAAAAGCACCTCCTACAAGTACTAAGAAAAGATTATTGTTGGGACTTATTCGCAAAACATGCATTCAATTCTCAACTAGATCCAGATTTCGTGGAGATTGGTAAGAAGATAGTTGAGAAATGTAATGGGCTTCCTTTAGCCTTGAAAACAATGGGAAGTCTATTATACAATAAGGCATCCCTTGGCGAATGGGAAAGCATTATGAAAAGTGAGATGTGGGATTTTTCAGAAAATGAAAGTGACATACTCCCTGCTTTAAAACTGAGTTATCTCCACCTTCCTTCTCATCTAAAGAAATGTTTTGCTTCTTGTGCCTTATTTCCCAAGGGTTGTGTGTTTGACAAGCAGTGTATAATTCAACTGTGGATGGCTGAAAATTTTCTGGAAAGCCCTACGACGAAGAGTCCTAAAGAAGTTGGTGAACAGTATTTCAACGATCTATTATCATGGTCTTtctttcaacaatcaaacaaggaagaggaaaatgctTTTATCATGCATGACCTTTTTATTGATTTAGCAAAATACCTTTGTCAAGACATTTGCATCAGGTTAGGAGTCGATGAACCCCAAGGAATACACAAAAGAACTCGTCATTTTTCATTTGCAACCGATCTTATTCGAATTTTTGATGGGTTTGGAAATTTGATTGACTATCGAAAGTTGCATACATTTGTACAAAAAAGGTGGAGAAGGTATCCTCCTCCTAGGTCCTTTTGGCGGTGCAATACGTCGATAGATGActtgttttcaaaattcaagtacATACGCGTCTTATCACTGAAGGACCTTATGTTTACAGAGGTGCCTAAATCTATTGGAAATCTTAAGCATCTTCGTTCATTAGATCTCTCTAATACTGCAATAGAAGAACTACCCGACTCTATAGGTTTACTCTACAAGTTGCAAACACTGAAGCTAAACCGTTGTGAAAGATTAAAGGAGCTTCCTTCATGTTTTCTTCAACTCGACAAATTGTGTTTCCTAGAACTATTAAATACTGAAGTGAAAAATGTGCATATTTTGGGAGAGCTGAAGAATCTCCAAGTATTGATGAATTCGTTTTGTGTTGACATACATAAGGAACTCAGTATTCAACAATTGGGACAAATCAATCTTCACGGAAGTTTATCCATTAGTGGGCTGCAAAATATTGAGGATCCCTCTCATGCATCAGAAGCATACCTGAAGAACAAACCACACCTTGTGGAGTTAGAGTTCAATTGGAATTGGAGTTTCAGCTCCTCTGTTGATTCAAGTGACAGTTCCTCTGATGATTCAACAAAAGATAAGGATGTAATTGAGAATCTACAACCCTCAAAACACTTGAAGAAGTTGTCAATAAGTAGCTATATGGGTAAACAATTTCCAAATTGGTTATTTGATAATTCATTACCAAATCTGGTGTCCTTAGTGTTGAAGGACTGTGAATACTGCGAACGTTTACCTCCCCTTGGACTTTTGCCATCTCTTAAGGACTTGAGAATTGAAAAACTTCATGGGATAGTGAGTATTGATGCTGATTTTTATGGGAACAATTCTTCTTCCTTTAAATCCCTTGAGAAATTATATTTCTTCGATATGAAAGAATGGGAAAAATGGGAATGTAAAGTTGTGACAGGTGCTTTTCCACGTCTACAAAAGCTATGCATAAAGGGTTGTCCCAAGCTGCAAGGACAGCTGCCAGAGCTACTTGTTCGTTTGGAAAAACTAATCATTAGAGACTGCGAAAAACTTGAGGCTGTCGCTCCCAGGGCTCTAGATATAAAACTGAAAGAAAGTGCAAAGGTGTTGTTTGATTGGGCTACAGTGAAAAGCCTCGAATTGACTGGGTACATCATGGAAGCATCATTCTTGGATATGGTTCAGAAAAACATACCTGACAATTCTATTCAACGCTTGGAGATTTATGGATCCAGTTTTAGTCCTCCTCCAAATATTGGTCTGTGGACCTTTCCACTACATTTCTTCCCGACACTAAAGACGCTTGTTCTCTGGCGGTTAAATAGTTTACAGATGATTTCTCAAAATCACGCACTGGAGTGTCTGGATATCAGTCGGTGCCCTAAAATTGAATCATTGCCTGAAAACAGGGATATGCTCAAGAGTTTATACATTGAGGATTGTCCAATACTTAAGCCTTTCAATAAGGGAGGTTTAGCATCAAATCTAGAAGAGATGACACTCAGGAAATGCTCTAGACTTGTTGGCTCACTGAAAGGAGCTTTCGGAGACAATCCGTCTTTGAAAACGTTACATATTGATTATCTGGATGCCGAATGTTTTCCTGATGAAGGTTTGCTTCCACTCTCTCTTACTAAACTAGTCATCCGTAATTTTCCAAATCTACAAAAACTGGACTACAGGGTTCTCAATCAACTCTCATCTCTTAAAAGTCTAACCCTTTGGAACTGCCCCAAGCTTCAACCCTTACCAGAGGAGGGTCTTCCTATATCAATTTCAGATCATTCTAAAGTTTTATGTTCATTGTCGGAAGCCCGTATCATGGAAATGTTCCCGAGATAG